Genomic DNA from Marnyiella aurantia:
CTTCCAAAGGTGCTGCTGTTGCCAAGGATGCTGCTGCTGGTGCTGCTGACGCTGCAAAAGGTGCTGCTGATGCTGCTGCTGGTGCTGCAAAAGATGCGAAAGACGCAGTTAAGGAAGCAACTAAGTAATCAGAATAAAAAAAACATTTTAAGCTTAAATAATTAGGTTTGAAATTTAAAAATTATGTGTACTTTTGCACGCATTAAAAAAACAACAATTAATTAATTTAAATATACATTATGAAAAAGTCATTATTCGTAGCTGCATTCGCTACTTTAGCTCTAGTTGCTTGTAAGAAAACTGAAACTGTAGATACTACAGGTGCTGATTCAACTGTTGTTGAAATGGATTCTACAGCTATCATCACTGATACTGCAGTAGTAGTTGCTGATTCTGCAGCTATCGTTGCTCCAGAAGCTACTGTAACTGATTCTGCTGCTGTAACTAACTAATAGTTTACACAACGGACAAGTTAACCGTTCCTTTTGGGGAACGGTTTTTTTATGCCATTTTTTCCAGGTTTTGCCTCAGGATTTCATAGCAGGTTATTGCAACCGCATTACTGAGGTTCAGTGAATCTATACTTCCGGACATCGGTATAAGCGTGTTCTTTCCTTTGTCATTCCAAAATGAACTTAATCCGGAATGCTCAGTGCCGAAGGCAAGTGCGGCACGGCCGCTAAGGTCCTGTGTATGCAGGTTTTTTGCGGTAGCGTCCATAAGCGTGGTGTATATCTTGTATCTGTGTTCAATGAGGAATCTGTAAATCTCCTCGTTGTCCGTCTGGAAAACATTCATCCCGAACAGACAGCCTACACTGGAACGGATCACATTAGGATTGTAGATATCCAGTTTAGGATCCGCAATAAGTAGTGCATCAATGCCGAAAGCTTCGCAGCTTCTTAATATTGCGCCTAGATTACCGGGTTTTTCCAGGGACTCCACGATGATAATTGAAGAGTTGGCTGAAGGTGTAAATGCCTGCAGACTGTTTTCTTGCTCCCTGTAAAGGCCAATAATACCTTCCGTCTTACCTCGGTAGGCTAGTTTTTCATATACCTTTGCAGATACAGGATATACTTGACCCGTGGGAAGGTCATCCTCATAGATACCTTCGGCGATATAGAACTCCTCCGGTTCAAAACCGAACCGCATCGCTCTGTCATTTTCCTGTTTCCCTTCCACCACAAACAGTCCGGATTTTTTACGGAACCGGTTGTCGGTTATCATTCGGGTAAGTCTCTTTATTCTTTCGTTCTGAAGGCTCTCAATCATTTTCGTTATTGTTTTCTGTGAATGCCAAGTCTGAGCCTTCTACAGTGGCTCCTTCCAGCAGTTGCGCAGGCAGGCTTTTCTTGGGTTTTGCGCCCAATTGTCTAAGTTTATCTGTAGAACGGATCAGATTACCGTTCCCGGTTGAAAGTTTTTTCATAGCACTTTCATAGTCTGTTTTCGCACTTTCTATTTTCTTGCCCACATTCAGCAGGTCGGTCACAAATCCTTCAAACTTATCGTAAAGTGCCGCGGCCTGCCGTGCGATTTCTTCAGCATTCCTGTTCTGGTCCGCGCGCTTCCAAACATCAGATATAAGTTTAAGGTATGCGATCAGGTTGGTTGGACTTAACAGAATAATATGTTTATGGTAAGCGTAGTTCCATAGTTGCTGATCATGCTGAACGGCCGTAAGGAATGCCGGTTCCACAGGAATAAACATTATTGTAAAATCCAGTGCTTCTTTTAAGTTATCATAGCGTTTATTTGCTAGGGTATCTACATGCTTTTTAATAGCTGCCAGGTGCAGATTCAGATTCAGCTGCCTGTTTTCGTCGGTCTCTGCGGAGCACATTCTTTCATAGGCATTCAGAGAAACTTTGGAGTCAATGATGACAATCTGATTTCCGGGAAGTTTCAGTATAAAATCCGGGCGCTGGCTTTCGCCGGTTTCAGTTTTTATATGATATTGTGAATAATATTCCCTGTCTTTGCAAAGGCCCGAATCTTCCAGTATCCTCTCCAGAATCATTTCGCCCCAGTTGCCCTGGGTCTTGGTCTGACCTTTCAGCGCTGCTGCAAGGTTGTTGGCTTCCTGGCTCACCTTGGATGTTTGCTCCAGCATGAGTTTGATGGTACTGTTTAGTGAAAACCTTTCGCGGGCCTCATTCTCATATACTTCATTGACCCTTTTTTTAAATGTTTCGAGATTCTCGCCCAGAGGTTTCAGCAATACGTCCAGATTCTCTTTGTTAGCATCGGTGAACTTTTTGGATTTCTCTTCAAGTATTTCATTGGCCAAATTCTTAAACTCATTCTTTGCTGTTTCCTGGATTTTCTCAATCTCGTCTTTCTGATTGGCCAGTGATTGCAGAAGGCTGTCATTATTTGCCGCCAGTTCTGCATTTTTGCCAAATAATTTCTGCTTTTCGTGGAAAAGCTGATCAATCTGTTGGTTGAGTTTGACATGGATTTCCCGCAGTTCCACATACTGGTTACTGATGCTTGTAAGTTCCGCTGTTACAGTTGCCAAGTTTTCCCTAAGAGTGTAGCTTTCTTCGGTAAGTTTCTGGTTGAACAGCTTTTCTGTCTGTAATGCATTGGCTGCTTCATGAATTTTCTGCTCGGAATTCTGTAATTCGGTTTGAGTACGGATGAATTTCTGGTTAAGTTCATCGTTGGCCAACCTTGATACGTGCGTCGATTTCAACATGAAATAGACAAAGGCAGCACCTGAGGCGGCGCCGAAGATAAGACCAGCAATTAATGAAATGATTTCCATTTTCCAAAAATATAAAGAAAAATGGGTATTTGGCATAGTCCTAAAGCCTTTCTTCAGACTTCTGTGGCAGACAGGACATCAATGTTTCCTGCTACGTCGCTGCTTTCACATTCTTTCAGTTTTGCCAGGATTTGCTTCGGAGTTCGTGGTGAAACTATAATATTTGTTGCAATTTGCGCTGCGGCGTTATCCACCATACGGATTAGCGGCGGCCGGATAAACGATGAGGCATGAGACAGGACAGAGGCTGTGGCCCAGGAAGTCTGTCGCGCCTTTGATATTGCAAAATCCAACAACAAGTTGTCATTGCCATTGGAGAGTTGGTC
This window encodes:
- a CDS encoding TrmH family RNA methyltransferase encodes the protein MIESLQNERIKRLTRMITDNRFRKKSGLFVVEGKQENDRAMRFGFEPEEFYIAEGIYEDDLPTGQVYPVSAKVYEKLAYRGKTEGIIGLYREQENSLQAFTPSANSSIIIVESLEKPGNLGAILRSCEAFGIDALLIADPKLDIYNPNVIRSSVGCLFGMNVFQTDNEEIYRFLIEHRYKIYTTLMDATAKNLHTQDLSGRAALAFGTEHSGLSSFWNDKGKNTLIPMSGSIDSLNLSNAVAITCYEILRQNLEKMA
- the rmuC gene encoding DNA recombination protein RmuC translates to MEIISLIAGLIFGAASGAAFVYFMLKSTHVSRLANDELNQKFIRTQTELQNSEQKIHEAANALQTEKLFNQKLTEESYTLRENLATVTAELTSISNQYVELREIHVKLNQQIDQLFHEKQKLFGKNAELAANNDSLLQSLANQKDEIEKIQETAKNEFKNLANEILEEKSKKFTDANKENLDVLLKPLGENLETFKKRVNEVYENEARERFSLNSTIKLMLEQTSKVSQEANNLAAALKGQTKTQGNWGEMILERILEDSGLCKDREYYSQYHIKTETGESQRPDFILKLPGNQIVIIDSKVSLNAYERMCSAETDENRQLNLNLHLAAIKKHVDTLANKRYDNLKEALDFTIMFIPVEPAFLTAVQHDQQLWNYAYHKHIILLSPTNLIAYLKLISDVWKRADQNRNAEEIARQAAALYDKFEGFVTDLLNVGKKIESAKTDYESAMKKLSTGNGNLIRSTDKLRQLGAKPKKSLPAQLLEGATVEGSDLAFTENNNEND